A single genomic interval of Stieleria maiorica harbors:
- a CDS encoding N-acyl amino acid synthase FeeM domain-containing protein, which yields MNNRNVIPLSDRIASPRSRSRQVDADQENVISIDRISYRIARSRMDYAGAFSLLQRRYVETGLATDVTATLRVMPYHLWHETQVFIAEQRGEVIATVSLTRDGDRKGIPMDSNFAGITSRLRAEQQTFGEVCALTVTPERSRSSGEIFGQLTRLMTFFSRRIGLDVLVAIVHPRHAKFYRRAMGFEPIGDIEEIQQVCGQPGLPILCRINERSRFHPRWRNFYFEGNFSDSELDPHRLSHSDSSYFQEFLPSVEKTLIHRRTA from the coding sequence ATGAACAATAGAAACGTCATTCCGCTCTCCGATCGAATCGCGTCCCCCCGATCCCGCAGCCGCCAAGTCGATGCCGATCAGGAAAACGTGATCTCGATTGATCGAATCTCGTATCGGATTGCGCGCAGTCGAATGGATTACGCCGGAGCATTCAGCCTACTACAGCGCCGTTATGTTGAGACAGGATTGGCGACTGACGTCACTGCAACGCTGCGCGTGATGCCGTATCACTTGTGGCATGAAACGCAGGTCTTTATCGCCGAGCAACGTGGCGAAGTGATCGCGACAGTCAGCCTGACCCGCGATGGCGATCGCAAAGGAATTCCGATGGACTCCAATTTCGCGGGAATCACCTCGCGGCTTCGAGCCGAACAACAGACGTTTGGCGAGGTCTGTGCGTTGACGGTCACGCCTGAACGCAGTCGATCCTCCGGTGAAATCTTCGGCCAACTGACGCGTCTGATGACGTTCTTTTCGCGGCGTATCGGGTTGGACGTGCTGGTGGCGATTGTCCATCCGCGGCACGCCAAGTTCTACCGGCGAGCGATGGGGTTTGAACCGATTGGTGACATTGAGGAGATTCAGCAGGTATGCGGGCAGCCCGGACTTCCGATCCTTTGCAGAATCAACGAACGAAGTCGATTCCATCCCCGGTGGAGAAACTTCTACTTTGAAGGAAACTTCAGCGATTCCGAGTTGGATCCGCACCGGCTCAGTCACTCCGATAGCTCCTATTTTCAAGAGTTCTTGCCGTCTGTCGAAAAAACTTTGATTCATCGACGGACTGCTTAG
- a CDS encoding efflux RND transporter permease subunit yields the protein MIRRLYDDPRLVILVLTMIAVSGMAGFSTRMTREDPVSKVRWGYVSTRLPGAEPVEVESLVSEPLERILREAGAIRSIESASLQGVSLVFIRLTDEVKDVEQAWLRIQDKVAQAADKLPRRASVPLLVDEARWGAHTRIVALHGDSDRPVPPGILARWGKELNNRLSFVPGTRFTEVFGVPVEEVLVEIDESEIAAAKLPAAEIANRIRARDSEGFDAMSQSDRYTLPVSSSGDLIDLDSVRQIVVSSDGAGRQLTLGDLADVSRSERFPRSESAFVKGRRAVVVATRMDEAYGISGWTFSQQEALSDFQAILPQGLEITAIFDQQSYTDQRAADLYQSLGIGLALVVVVVCLMMGWRAAIPICAALPMTLGVVFLLMIPFGISLHQMSIAGLILAIGMLIDNPIIVVDDLQRRLNHGDVARDACRGSVRHLTTPLLGSNITTILGFTPILLIGGPTGEFMEQLGWSVIASLIASLTLSLTIVPVLAAWCLVPAGDVRDVSRRHPSQLYMALLRFGMHRPLAVILLTVIVPGFGLLAARSIPEQFFPAAERDQFHFSVRLPTHVSIAETERIAKRARDIVMRHSTVEEVALFVGRSAPKLHYSMVGLEDNRSNFAQGLVQLTSESVPLDLVHDIQRDLDQELPEAQCVVTLIEQGPPAPAPIELRLYGSSLQELSDLGRQAQTLLMEVPGIIHTRMSLDAGGPHLALAISQTEAEPLGLDDERISGQIRDYLDGIVVAEMTEQMESIPIRVRLSGAEQLRPERVLTLPIVTETTPRRATTVDSLATWTIDEQTFSIYRRNARRCNIVYAYTQAGTLPIQIENAFKEEMRQSGFSVPAGYRFDFGGISYERDSAVGHLLAYSAIVLVLMASVLVLTFGSFRLAFIILLVATLAVGLGMFCLWAFRYPIGIVAIIGVAGLLGLAVNDSIVILSECKAGAAHYRTIPQSVFSATRHVLTTSVTTVAGVLPLILRGGDFWPPMMIVIAGGIVGATVVALGFTPACYLLLGGDRSTTV from the coding sequence ATGATACGTCGCCTGTATGACGATCCGCGGTTGGTGATTCTGGTGTTGACCATGATTGCGGTCAGCGGCATGGCGGGTTTCAGTACGCGGATGACTCGCGAAGATCCCGTTTCGAAGGTGCGTTGGGGATATGTTTCCACCCGACTGCCCGGCGCCGAACCGGTGGAAGTGGAGTCTCTGGTTAGCGAGCCGCTGGAACGCATCTTGCGCGAAGCCGGCGCGATTCGCTCGATCGAATCGGCTTCGTTGCAAGGCGTCTCGTTGGTCTTCATTCGACTGACCGACGAGGTCAAAGACGTCGAGCAAGCCTGGCTGAGAATCCAAGACAAAGTGGCTCAGGCCGCCGACAAACTTCCGCGCCGCGCGAGCGTCCCCCTCTTGGTCGACGAGGCCCGATGGGGAGCCCACACCCGGATTGTGGCGTTGCACGGAGACTCCGACCGCCCCGTGCCACCGGGAATCCTGGCCCGTTGGGGCAAAGAACTGAACAATCGATTGAGTTTTGTTCCCGGAACACGATTCACCGAAGTGTTTGGGGTGCCGGTCGAGGAGGTGTTGGTCGAAATCGACGAATCCGAAATCGCAGCCGCTAAACTGCCGGCGGCCGAAATCGCCAATCGGATTCGCGCCAGGGACTCCGAAGGGTTCGACGCGATGTCGCAATCGGACCGCTACACCCTGCCCGTCAGCTCAAGCGGTGACCTGATCGACCTGGATTCGGTCCGCCAGATCGTTGTCAGCAGCGACGGAGCGGGGCGTCAGCTGACGCTCGGTGATCTGGCCGACGTTTCACGCAGCGAACGATTCCCGCGGAGCGAATCGGCGTTTGTCAAAGGACGGCGTGCGGTCGTTGTCGCGACCCGCATGGACGAGGCCTACGGGATCTCGGGCTGGACGTTCTCACAACAGGAGGCGCTCTCCGACTTCCAGGCGATCCTACCACAGGGGCTGGAGATCACGGCCATCTTTGACCAGCAGTCCTACACCGATCAGCGAGCTGCGGACCTTTATCAAAGTCTCGGAATTGGGCTGGCCCTGGTCGTGGTGGTCGTCTGTTTGATGATGGGATGGCGTGCGGCGATTCCGATCTGTGCGGCTTTGCCGATGACCTTGGGAGTCGTCTTTCTGTTGATGATTCCGTTCGGTATCTCGCTACATCAAATGTCGATCGCGGGTTTGATCTTGGCGATCGGCATGTTGATCGACAACCCGATCATCGTGGTCGATGATCTTCAGCGGCGTCTCAATCATGGCGACGTGGCCCGCGACGCCTGCCGGGGAAGTGTTCGACATCTGACGACTCCGTTGCTGGGGTCCAACATCACGACCATACTCGGATTCACACCGATTCTATTGATCGGCGGCCCGACGGGTGAGTTCATGGAACAGCTCGGTTGGAGCGTGATCGCCAGCTTGATCGCATCGCTAACCCTGTCACTGACCATCGTTCCGGTCTTGGCGGCGTGGTGTCTCGTCCCCGCCGGCGATGTCCGCGATGTTTCCCGGCGCCATCCGAGTCAACTCTACATGGCGCTGCTTCGTTTTGGCATGCATCGACCGCTGGCAGTGATCCTATTGACCGTCATCGTCCCCGGGTTCGGGCTCCTGGCCGCCCGCTCCATCCCCGAACAATTCTTTCCGGCCGCGGAGCGAGACCAATTCCACTTTTCCGTTCGGCTACCAACACACGTCTCGATTGCTGAAACCGAACGGATTGCCAAACGGGCTCGCGACATCGTGATGCGGCATTCGACGGTTGAAGAGGTCGCACTCTTTGTCGGCCGCAGTGCCCCAAAGTTGCACTACAGCATGGTCGGATTGGAAGACAACCGCAGCAACTTTGCACAGGGACTTGTTCAGTTGACGTCCGAGTCGGTTCCCTTGGATTTGGTCCACGACATTCAACGGGATTTGGACCAGGAACTCCCAGAGGCGCAGTGCGTGGTGACGTTGATCGAGCAAGGACCGCCCGCGCCGGCTCCGATTGAGCTGAGGCTGTATGGTTCGTCACTACAAGAACTGTCCGACTTGGGACGGCAAGCACAGACGCTGCTGATGGAAGTCCCCGGGATCATCCATACGCGAATGTCGCTCGATGCGGGCGGCCCGCACTTGGCCTTGGCGATCAGCCAGACCGAAGCGGAACCGCTCGGACTCGACGACGAGAGGATCTCCGGCCAAATCCGTGACTACCTGGATGGAATTGTGGTCGCGGAAATGACCGAGCAAATGGAGAGCATTCCCATTCGCGTTCGGCTGAGCGGTGCGGAGCAGTTGCGGCCGGAGCGGGTTTTGACGCTGCCGATCGTCACCGAAACAACACCTCGACGCGCCACAACGGTCGACAGTTTGGCGACATGGACCATCGACGAGCAGACGTTCAGCATTTACCGCCGCAACGCTCGGCGATGCAACATCGTCTATGCTTACACGCAAGCCGGTACGCTGCCGATCCAGATCGAAAACGCGTTCAAGGAGGAGATGCGACAATCGGGGTTCTCGGTGCCCGCGGGCTATCGATTCGACTTCGGCGGGATCAGCTATGAACGAGACTCCGCGGTCGGACACCTGTTGGCGTACTCGGCGATCGTACTCGTGCTGATGGCATCCGTTTTGGTGTTGACGTTCGGTTCCTTTCGCCTGGCGTTCATCATCCTGTTGGTCGCAACCCTTGCGGTCGGGCTGGGGATGTTCTGTTTGTGGGCGTTTCGCTATCCGATCGGAATCGTTGCGATCATCGGGGTCGCGGGATTGTTGGGATTGGCCGTCAATGATTCGATCGTGATCTTGAGCGAATGCAAAGCGGGGGCGGCGCACTATCGGACGATTCCGCAAAGCGTGTTCTCTGCGACGCGACACGTGTTGACGACGTCAGTGACGACCGTCGCGGGCGTGCTGCCACTGATCCTTCGCGGAGGTGATTTTTGGCCGCCGATGATGATCGTGATCGCCGGAGGGATCGTGGGAGCGACGGTGGTCGCGCTCGGTTTCACCCCGGCATGTTATCTGTTGCTCGGCGGCGACAGGTCGACGACCGTTTAG
- a CDS encoding LuxR C-terminal-related transcriptional regulator yields MEKRKRLAVFHRNRLLRDCLKTYLVGTDQLDVVPVDHGELSSVDELQHLAADVVLLDLNLPDGLSIAISRFLKANSLSTKIILLVPEQHDQLFECIGVGAHGCVLEQSSLQDLSTAITRVLAGEAFCSQEIVSKMLSEIARFNQGTDWQPRPLSKEKRLTPREHEVLELLNERKSNKEIAAQLSVSLFTVKNHVRSILEKFDAENRVEVVDLARQQNQVKSARNLPR; encoded by the coding sequence ATGGAAAAGCGAAAACGTCTAGCAGTCTTTCACCGCAATCGATTGTTACGTGATTGTCTGAAGACCTATTTGGTCGGGACTGATCAACTTGACGTGGTTCCAGTGGATCATGGTGAATTGTCGTCTGTCGATGAGTTGCAGCATCTTGCCGCCGATGTCGTGTTGCTCGATCTGAACCTGCCCGACGGACTGTCCATCGCCATTTCGCGATTCCTCAAAGCCAACTCTCTCTCAACAAAGATCATCTTGTTGGTGCCCGAGCAGCACGATCAGCTTTTCGAATGCATCGGTGTGGGGGCGCATGGATGTGTGCTGGAGCAATCGTCGCTCCAAGACTTGTCGACGGCCATCACCCGAGTGCTCGCGGGGGAAGCGTTTTGCTCGCAAGAAATCGTTTCGAAGATGCTGTCTGAAATCGCACGGTTTAACCAAGGGACTGATTGGCAACCGCGTCCGCTATCGAAAGAAAAACGGTTGACCCCGCGTGAACATGAAGTGCTTGAATTGCTCAATGAACGAAAGAGCAACAAAGAAATTGCTGCCCAGCTCTCGGTGTCTCTCTTCACGGTGAAGAATCATGTGCGGAGTATTCTGGAAAAGTTCGATGCGGAGAATCGGGTCGAAGTCGTTGATCTGGCAAGGCAGCAAAACCAAGTGAAGTCGGCCCGCAATCTACCCCGCTGA
- a CDS encoding efflux RND transporter periplasmic adaptor subunit: MLVPLSLRMLLIGVVCMSVGCLKNASNSHTEPELVTVTAVVVGHQPSFTRTINYYGRIEPARRTELSFEFAGLLNEVSVDEGHGVSAGDVVARLDTKLLEAEKSELVAQRRSEAAVLERLKRGERDEVIAAARAEVNRLEVELERFASEKARAEKAHAGRSISQAEFDAALFSYQAAAHSLEQARKQLEELSAGTRIEDIQAQEGRLAATDARIELMEIRLAKSTLTAPYDGVCVGRIVDEGAALAPGQPVLRINESHRLEARFAVARRNIKSIDDTESLQINGQEYSISGARRVMQVDEATRTVDVIFPIQVGAEDGILPGQVCTLSIQRHVDSECIELPFSALISSARGLWSCYVLQQHASEPDVYSVKKYDVQIIYTDGRHVIVAATLPERSLVVNEGGHKVTPSMLVRVVGVDP; the protein is encoded by the coding sequence ATGCTCGTCCCCCTTTCCCTCCGCATGTTGCTGATCGGCGTCGTGTGCATGTCTGTTGGCTGTCTGAAGAATGCGTCGAACAGCCACACTGAGCCAGAGCTTGTCACGGTCACGGCCGTGGTTGTGGGGCATCAGCCGTCGTTCACTCGTACCATCAACTACTATGGGCGGATCGAGCCGGCACGGCGTACCGAACTCTCGTTCGAGTTCGCCGGACTGCTGAATGAAGTGTCAGTGGACGAGGGGCATGGGGTTTCCGCCGGAGACGTCGTTGCCAGACTGGACACCAAACTGCTCGAAGCCGAGAAGAGCGAGCTGGTGGCACAGCGTCGATCCGAGGCCGCTGTCCTGGAACGTCTCAAGCGCGGAGAGCGGGATGAAGTGATTGCTGCGGCGCGAGCGGAAGTGAATCGTTTGGAAGTCGAATTGGAGCGATTCGCCTCCGAAAAGGCTCGCGCAGAAAAGGCACATGCGGGGCGTTCGATCTCACAAGCGGAATTCGATGCCGCTTTGTTCTCGTACCAAGCCGCAGCCCACTCACTTGAACAAGCCCGAAAGCAACTCGAAGAACTCTCCGCCGGGACAAGAATCGAAGACATCCAGGCCCAAGAAGGACGTCTTGCGGCCACCGATGCGCGCATTGAACTGATGGAAATCCGGCTTGCAAAGTCGACGCTGACCGCACCCTATGATGGCGTCTGCGTGGGACGTATTGTCGATGAGGGTGCGGCACTCGCTCCCGGCCAGCCGGTCTTACGAATCAACGAATCGCACCGGTTGGAAGCGAGGTTTGCCGTTGCCAGACGGAATATAAAAAGCATCGACGACACCGAATCATTGCAGATCAATGGACAAGAGTATTCGATCTCAGGTGCCCGTCGAGTGATGCAAGTCGATGAAGCAACGCGAACCGTTGACGTCATTTTCCCCATCCAGGTCGGTGCCGAGGACGGCATTTTGCCCGGGCAGGTCTGCACACTGTCGATTCAACGACACGTTGATTCTGAATGTATTGAGCTTCCGTTTTCCGCTTTGATTTCCAGCGCTCGCGGGCTTTGGTCGTGCTACGTACTTCAGCAACATGCAAGCGAACCCGACGTCTATTCGGTCAAGAAATACGACGTTCAAATCATCTACACCGATGGCAGACACGTCATCGTTGCCGCGACGCTCCCAGAGCGCTCGCTCGTCGTCAACGAGGGGGGACACAAAGTGACCCCTTCAATGTTGGTCCGTGTCGTGGGTGTTGATCCATGA
- a CDS encoding efflux RND transporter periplasmic adaptor subunit encodes MAVISVSHTVILQVALAAILVLTAGCGRDVARSAVDSRPALLPVSASVVCRRTSFVRSATYYGRLEPVRMTALSFEFGGRLESVAIDEGSVVQSGSVVARLDTSILEAEKAVLLSRRAAESAVLDRLRKGERKEIIAAALAKVRRLESEVKLAASDRKRAEKVVAGGSISRSAYDQAVALHESAGFALEEARQRLDELKAGSREEDISAQVSRVASTDAELKLLDVRLSKSTLVSPFDAICVGRFHDEGDALLPGEVVLELNESDALQARFAVPAPQLPTASQASCVHVGNQRYATGDIVQVPRVDGRSRTVDVVIPLKTAPQERVLPGMVCTLDLEKRVEADCVELPLSALVASIRGLWSCYRLHESDSDPEIYDVEKFDVTPIHTDGDRVYVVSALPDQSLVVNDGVHKLSPGMRVRLAKMHR; translated from the coding sequence GTGGCTGTTATTTCTGTTTCGCACACCGTCATCCTGCAGGTCGCCTTGGCTGCGATTCTCGTTCTGACCGCGGGATGTGGCCGCGACGTCGCCAGGTCGGCTGTCGATTCTCGGCCCGCCCTTTTGCCTGTTTCGGCGAGTGTGGTTTGCCGGCGAACATCATTTGTTCGATCCGCCACCTACTACGGACGCTTGGAGCCGGTCCGCATGACCGCCTTGTCGTTTGAATTCGGCGGCCGGTTGGAATCGGTAGCGATCGACGAGGGCAGCGTGGTTCAGTCGGGGAGCGTCGTCGCCCGGCTGGACACCTCGATTCTGGAAGCTGAAAAGGCGGTCCTGTTGTCGCGTCGCGCGGCCGAGTCAGCGGTTTTGGACCGCCTGAGAAAAGGGGAACGTAAGGAGATCATTGCCGCCGCGTTGGCGAAGGTGCGTCGGCTGGAAAGCGAGGTCAAACTCGCTGCCTCGGATCGAAAGCGGGCGGAGAAAGTCGTCGCGGGCGGTTCGATTTCGCGTTCGGCCTACGATCAAGCCGTCGCGTTGCACGAATCCGCGGGTTTCGCGCTTGAAGAAGCCCGCCAGAGGCTCGACGAGCTGAAAGCGGGAAGTCGCGAGGAAGACATCTCGGCACAGGTCAGCCGGGTCGCGAGCACGGATGCAGAGCTGAAGCTGCTAGACGTTCGACTGTCCAAATCGACCTTGGTGTCTCCATTCGACGCGATTTGTGTGGGCCGGTTTCATGACGAAGGCGACGCGCTGCTGCCGGGAGAAGTCGTGTTGGAACTGAACGAGTCCGACGCGTTGCAGGCACGTTTTGCGGTTCCCGCACCGCAACTGCCCACGGCAAGTCAGGCCAGTTGCGTACATGTCGGCAATCAACGCTATGCGACCGGTGACATCGTTCAGGTTCCGCGGGTTGATGGCAGGTCGCGGACCGTGGACGTGGTGATCCCACTCAAAACGGCGCCACAGGAGCGAGTTCTTCCGGGGATGGTCTGCACCTTGGATTTGGAGAAACGCGTTGAGGCGGACTGCGTCGAACTGCCGCTGTCGGCATTGGTGGCCAGCATCCGCGGGCTTTGGTCCTGTTACCGTCTGCATGAAAGCGATTCGGATCCTGAAATCTATGACGTCGAGAAGTTTGACGTCACGCCGATTCACACCGACGGTGACCGCGTCTATGTCGTGTCGGCATTGCCGGATCAGTCGTTGGTCGTCAACGACGGCGTCCACAAACTTTCTCCGGGAATGCGAGTGCGTCTCGCCAAGATGCACCGATGA
- a CDS encoding N-acyl amino acid synthase FeeM domain-containing protein, translated as MFISVASERTSTSEDGQLHLSIARSRSHLEQAFKLVHHSYVQAGLQKPNPLGMRLLRQHFLRETDVVVATMSDVVVSTASMIADSDLGLPAETMYRKEIDEVRNRGLRLAEIGCLADRRDAKLRFIEVFRFLSCLIAQAAVSRAYDGLIVATHPRHARFYMRQLGFRRIGEIRECPYVQGSPAVPLLFDFEERRGSAVHDFLFQQPYSPEELAPYVWDEETRAHFYAALTQLDEGGEKKLERSGVGPVFSLPVQSPTVQHFS; from the coding sequence ATGTTCATCTCGGTTGCCAGCGAACGTACTAGCACCAGTGAAGACGGCCAACTGCACCTTTCCATCGCGCGATCACGTTCTCATCTGGAACAGGCCTTCAAGCTGGTTCACCACTCGTATGTCCAAGCCGGACTTCAGAAACCGAACCCATTGGGGATGCGTCTCCTGCGACAGCATTTTCTACGCGAGACGGACGTCGTTGTCGCCACGATGAGTGATGTGGTGGTTTCCACGGCAAGCATGATCGCCGACAGCGATCTTGGGCTACCGGCAGAAACGATGTATCGAAAGGAAATCGATGAGGTTCGTAACCGTGGTTTGCGGCTGGCCGAGATCGGTTGTTTGGCCGATCGTCGTGATGCGAAACTGCGGTTCATTGAGGTCTTCCGCTTCCTTTCTTGTCTGATCGCTCAAGCCGCCGTAAGTCGAGCATACGACGGTTTGATCGTTGCGACTCACCCGCGTCACGCCCGATTTTACATGCGGCAACTCGGGTTCCGGCGAATCGGCGAGATCCGTGAATGTCCATATGTACAGGGAAGTCCGGCCGTGCCACTCCTTTTTGATTTTGAAGAGCGACGCGGAAGCGCCGTCCATGACTTCCTGTTCCAGCAACCGTATTCGCCTGAGGAATTGGCCCCCTACGTTTGGGACGAGGAAACGCGAGCACACTTCTATGCGGCGTTGACTCAGCTTGACGAAGGAGGCGAGAAAAAACTCGAGAGGTCGGGTGTGGGACCAGTGTTCAGCCTTCCAGTACAGTCGCCAACAGTTCAGCATTTTAGCTGA
- a CDS encoding efflux RND transporter permease subunit — translation MNRRPDVDRRLVVLAIALISVSGFVGFSTRKSREDPKSRVRWGYVTTEFPGAQPHEVESLVSEPIEKALREAGTVRSIESSSLRGVSLVFIRLTDEATDVDQSWLKIQDKLSQVAGKLPDRASAPILVDERQWGSHTRVVGLYERSPEPMPIGVLARWSKELNNRLSFVPGTRFTELFGLPEEEVLVEIDEATIASTRLTTRDIVDRLRARDSGRLDSTSQSGPNTMPVDLSGDLRALEDIGDLLILNGDGNRHVRLGDLATIRRCERQPRRESAFIHGRRAVVVATRMDDSYGIDSWTRAQNAVLEEFAASLPEQLGLAIVFNQQKYTDDRAASLYKSLGIGIILVVVTICWMMGWRAAIPICAALPLTLAITFTLMIPVDAALHQMSIAGLILALGMLVDNPIIVVDDMQRRLDRGLDHVSAYRESVRHLKGPLIGSNVTTVLGFTPILLLGGPTGEFMQQLGWSVISCLLGSLVLSLTLIPILSSYCLKPNATPVSIAEAKRSDGQSGGLWSRVLRRVLRSTLRTPMLLIAPTLLICSFGFVISPALQEQFFPAAERNHFHFSVRLPTHASISKTEQVAMRAREITLRHIEVEEVAIFVGRSAPKLHYSMVGLEDNRPNFAQGLVQLKTDRVPVDLIHKLQAEFDRQIPEAQCIVRLIEQGPPAPAPIELRIYGRSLDQLHDLGREAQSLLMQESGIIHTRMAHEPGGPVLGIRVSQTDSEQAGLDSESISQQVRDSFDGLVMASMSEGIEEIPIRVRLTDSATSHPARIVSLPLVATQSLRKLVPINALAEPTVEHQKFCIYRRNSSRCNIVYAYTRAGSLPVSIEEKFKDKWETLAKELPPGYRYDFGGISHERNSAVSNLMAYSLVIGMLMFATLVVTFRSFRLAIIIVCVASLSVGLGLTSLWVFQYPIGIVAIIGIAGLVGLAVNDSIVVLSECQSDASKQLDVTHSIMGASRHVFTTSVTTVAGVLPLILAGGDFWPPMMIVIAGGIVGATLIALGFTPACYVWLTRKSRATQ, via the coding sequence ATGAATCGTCGGCCGGACGTCGACCGACGACTCGTCGTCTTGGCGATTGCTCTGATCTCGGTTTCGGGCTTCGTCGGGTTCAGCACGCGGAAATCAAGGGAGGACCCGAAATCGCGTGTTCGCTGGGGATACGTCACCACAGAATTCCCAGGTGCTCAACCCCATGAAGTCGAATCGCTGGTGTCCGAACCGATTGAAAAGGCACTCCGCGAAGCAGGAACGGTTCGGTCGATCGAGTCGTCCTCCTTGCGCGGCGTATCGCTGGTATTCATTCGCCTGACCGATGAAGCCACCGACGTTGACCAATCGTGGCTGAAAATCCAGGACAAACTGTCACAAGTTGCCGGCAAGCTTCCCGACCGCGCGAGCGCTCCTATTCTGGTCGATGAACGCCAATGGGGGTCCCATACGCGAGTCGTCGGATTGTACGAGCGCTCGCCGGAGCCGATGCCGATCGGAGTGTTGGCGCGTTGGTCGAAGGAACTCAACAATCGCCTGAGCTTTGTTCCTGGGACCCGATTCACCGAGTTGTTCGGATTGCCGGAAGAAGAAGTCTTGGTCGAAATCGATGAGGCAACCATTGCGTCGACCCGGCTGACGACGCGTGACATCGTCGATCGCCTTCGCGCCCGTGACTCCGGCAGGCTTGATTCGACGTCTCAGTCGGGTCCGAACACCATGCCGGTCGACCTCTCGGGAGACTTGCGGGCTTTGGAGGACATCGGCGACCTCTTGATACTCAACGGAGACGGAAATCGGCACGTTCGGCTCGGCGATCTAGCCACCATCCGTCGGTGCGAGCGTCAGCCGAGACGTGAGTCCGCATTTATCCACGGCCGCCGCGCTGTCGTCGTTGCGACTCGGATGGACGATTCCTACGGAATTGATTCGTGGACGCGTGCGCAAAACGCGGTGCTAGAGGAGTTCGCCGCGTCGCTCCCAGAACAGCTGGGATTGGCGATCGTGTTCAACCAACAGAAATACACCGACGACCGCGCCGCGTCGCTCTATAAGAGTTTGGGGATCGGCATAATTCTGGTTGTCGTCACGATTTGTTGGATGATGGGGTGGCGTGCCGCCATTCCGATTTGCGCGGCGCTGCCGCTCACCTTGGCGATCACGTTCACGCTGATGATCCCCGTTGACGCGGCATTGCATCAGATGTCGATCGCTGGATTGATCCTTGCGTTGGGAATGTTGGTCGACAATCCGATCATCGTGGTTGACGACATGCAACGACGCCTCGATCGAGGACTCGACCATGTCTCCGCCTATCGCGAAAGCGTTCGTCACCTGAAAGGCCCGCTGATAGGATCGAACGTCACAACCGTACTCGGATTCACGCCGATTCTATTGTTGGGCGGTCCCACCGGAGAATTCATGCAACAGCTGGGATGGTCGGTGATCTCGTGTTTATTAGGGTCCCTGGTCCTTTCCCTGACTCTGATACCGATTCTTTCGTCGTATTGCTTGAAACCGAATGCGACACCGGTGTCCATTGCTGAAGCCAAAAGAAGCGACGGTCAATCAGGAGGACTTTGGAGCCGCGTTCTTCGCCGCGTTTTGAGATCAACGCTGCGGACTCCAATGTTGCTGATTGCCCCGACGCTGCTGATCTGCAGCTTCGGATTTGTCATTTCCCCAGCTCTGCAGGAGCAATTCTTTCCGGCGGCGGAACGGAACCACTTCCATTTCTCGGTACGTCTTCCGACACACGCATCGATTTCGAAAACAGAGCAAGTTGCCATGCGTGCCCGCGAGATCACTCTTCGGCACATTGAAGTCGAAGAAGTCGCGATTTTTGTGGGGCGAAGCGCTCCCAAGTTGCACTACAGCATGGTGGGGCTGGAGGACAACCGTCCCAATTTCGCACAAGGTTTGGTCCAACTAAAAACGGATCGCGTCCCCGTGGATTTGATCCACAAACTGCAAGCGGAATTTGACAGACAAATCCCCGAAGCTCAATGTATCGTGCGGCTGATTGAGCAAGGACCGCCAGCCCCTGCTCCGATCGAACTACGGATCTACGGTCGCTCGCTTGACCAGTTGCACGACTTGGGCCGCGAAGCCCAGTCATTGCTGATGCAGGAGTCGGGTATCATCCATACTCGCATGGCCCATGAACCGGGTGGCCCGGTCCTTGGAATCCGGGTCAGTCAAACCGACTCGGAACAAGCCGGCCTGGATAGCGAATCCATCTCGCAGCAGGTTCGCGATTCCTTTGACGGATTGGTCATGGCATCGATGAGCGAAGGGATTGAAGAGATCCCGATTCGCGTCCGACTCACCGATAGCGCCACCAGTCATCCTGCCAGGATCGTGTCGTTGCCTTTGGTGGCCACCCAGAGTTTGCGAAAGCTGGTGCCGATCAACGCGTTGGCTGAGCCGACTGTGGAGCATCAGAAGTTTTGCATCTACCGACGCAACTCCAGTCGCTGCAACATCGTCTACGCGTACACCAGAGCAGGCAGTCTTCCCGTTTCTATCGAAGAGAAGTTCAAGGACAAATGGGAGACGCTTGCCAAAGAACTTCCTCCGGGGTATCGATACGATTTCGGCGGCATCAGCCACGAACGCAATTCCGCGGTAAGCAACCTCATGGCCTATTCTCTGGTCATTGGAATGCTCATGTTTGCAACGCTCGTCGTGACGTTTAGGTCCTTTCGACTGGCGATCATCATCGTCTGCGTTGCCAGCCTGTCGGTCGGTTTGGGACTGACGAGTTTGTGGGTTTTTCAGTATCCGATCGGAATCGTGGCAATCATTGGGATCGCGGGATTAGTCGGCTTGGCCGTGAACGATTCGATCGTCGTTTTAAGTGAATGCCAATCCGATGCGTCGAAACAACTGGATGTGACGCACAGTATCATGGGCGCATCTCGCCATGTTTTCACAACATCTGTGACCACGGTCGCCGGCGTCTTGCCACTGATCCTTGCGGGGGGCGACTTCTGGCCTCCCATGATGATCGTGATTGCCGGGGGAATCGTCGGAGCGACGTTGATCGCCCTCGGTTTCACGCCGGCATGCTACGTCTGGCTGACCCGGAAGAGTCGCGCAACGCAATGA